A genomic segment from Gossypium hirsutum isolate 1008001.06 chromosome D04, Gossypium_hirsutum_v2.1, whole genome shotgun sequence encodes:
- the LOC107925983 gene encoding WAT1-related protein At2g39510: MGYLAKTFDQTKPFVAVILLQFGFAGMSLISKYALNQGMSQHVLVVYRHAVATLVIAPFALVYDRKIRPKMTLSIFVKIFLLGLLEPTIDQNLFYSGMKYTSATFTSAMCNVLPAFAFTFAWILKLEKVNIGQVHSQAKIIGTIVSVGGAILMTLIKGPMLQLPWIKSDDGHAFSSAATHQYPIKGAIMITIGCFSWAAFIILQAITLKSYPAELSLTALICLVGTIEGCIVALAMEAGNAAVWSIHLDAKLLAAVYSGVICSGIAYYVQGMVMKTRGPVFVTAFSPLSMVVIAIFSSFILPEILYLGRVIGAIVIVIGLYLVLWGKSKDQTSSNHEIQTEGSNDLKMIPAIDETTKVSNQELVVLDLTSNKVTPTDEYV, from the exons ATGGGTTATCTGGCCAAGACTTTCGATCAAACTAAACCATTTGTAGCTGTAATCCTTTTGCAGTTTGGGTTTGCAGGCATGTCTTTAATCAGTAAGTATGCTTTAAACCAAGGCATGAGCCAACATGTTTTGGTCGTCTACCGCCACGCCGTCGCCACTCTCGTCATTGCTCCTTTCGCCCTTGTTTATGATAG GAAGATTAGGCCAAAAATGACCTTGTCTATCTTTGTTAAGATATTCTTACTAGGGTTATTGGA GCCAACAATTGATCAAAACTTATTCTACAGTGGTATGAAGTATACTTCAGCAACTTTCACATCTGCAATGTGCAATGTTCTTCCTGCATTTGCATTTACCTTCGCCTGGATCTTAAA GCTTGAGAAGGTTAATATAGGACAAGTTCATAGCCAGGCAAAGATAATAGGAACCATTGTGAGTGTGGGAGGAGCAATACTAATGactttgataaaaggaccaatgTTGCAGTTGCCATGGATTAAATCAGATGATGGCCATGCCTTTTCCAGTGCTGCAACTCACCAATATCCCATCAAAGGCGCTATCATGATCACCATCGGTTGTTTCAGCTGGGCCGCTTTCATCATTCTACAA GCCATTACGCTAAAATCATACCCTGCTGAGCTTTCCCTAACAGCTTTAATCTGCTTGGTGGGCACCATTGAAGGATGCATTGTAGCCCTAGCCATGGAAGCTGGTAATGCTGCTGTTTGGTCTATTCATTTGGATGCTAAACTATTAGCTGCTGTTTACAGT GGAGTAATCTGTTCTGGAATTGCTTATTATGTTCAAGGGATGGTAATGAAAACCAGAGGGCCTGTTTTCGTGACTGCTTTTAGTCCCTTAAGCATGGTGGTTATTGCAATTTTTAGCTCATTTATCTTACCAGAGATACTCTACTTAGGAAG GGTTATTGGAGCCATTGTTATTGTTATTGGCCTTTATCTGGTTTTGTGGGGTAAAAGCAAGGATCAAACGTCATCAAATCATGAGATCCAAACGGAAGGATCAAATGATCTGAAAATGATTCCCGCCATTGATGAGACAACAAAGGTTTCAAATCAAGAACTTGTTGTCCTGGATTTAACCTCCAACAAAGTGACACCTACTGATGAATATGTCTGA